Part of the Varibaculum massiliense genome is shown below.
TGCGCGAGTGGAACCCGAATTCACGATTATCTCTCCCTGAGTTAATGCGGCCATTTCCCCTGCTCACGGCGATTAAGCCTCATTAATTATCTTCTCACATACCACCCTACTATATACCCTCTACCTTTGGAAATACAGAAATAATTTTTATTTTCCAATTGCATTTTGCTGCCAAAAAAATAGCGACTTCCCGGTTTGCGCTCCGCCGCCGTCCTAGTGTCAAGTTTCCTGGAGCCATCCCAGCACCCCCGGCTTTCTCGCATCACCCACGCCGCTCCCTCACCTGGTAGCCGTCCTCCGCGAGCGGCTAAACAGTCCAGAGCGTAGAGATAGGCATTACCCAAAGACCCGGCCCCATCGGCAAAGATTCTTTTCCGGCATAAAGTAGGATTCCACATCGGAACTTGTCGCCAGCTAACTTTTGCAGGTGACGCAATCCGGAGAAATCTTTGCCCTGCAAACTGACTGCCGCCTTAACTTCTACCCCTACCACCTCGCGATTCCTTGACTCCATAACCAGATCTACCTCTTTACCGGTGGAGTCACGGAAGTGGAACAAGTTGAAGGGTATTGCTGACCACTCTTGTTGTTTCAAAAGTTCGGTGGCCACGAAAGATTCAAGTAACCCACCGGTAAAGGAACTGGAAATTTGCATTTCCAAGGACTCGGCATCTACCCCTACCAGGCTGGCCGCCATGGCGGGATCTTGCAGGAAAACTTTTGGTTTCGAAACCACTCGCCTGGTTAGATTAGTACCCCAAGCTGGTAAAACATCAACCAAGAACACGTCTTTTAAAGCATTTAGATACCCGGGAACGCTCCGCTCTGGAATATTCAGTTCCCTGCCGGCGTGCGCGGCAACAAATTCTGAGGATCCCAGCGAGGCAATTCTTCCCAGCAAGAGGCGCAGTCGGTCTGGATGCTGAATCCCGTACAGCTCGGTAGCATCCTTGGTTAATACCCGTTCCACATACGCCTGAACCCAACGGTCACGCCGGCGAGGGGTAGCCTCAGCAATTTCGGGAAAAGAGGATTCGGTAATCAGACGCAGATAGTCACCGCGTTCGAAGTTGGACTCTGGTAGTTGGGGGCGAGGATTCCAGGCATTTGCCGCAAAATCTTCTTTAAATCCCGCGCGTTCCCCCTTGCTTAAACCACGTAAACGCAGAGTTTCTGCACGTCCTGCTAACGATTCCTCCGCGCCTTTCAAATTCATCAAGTTCGAAGAACCAGTGATAATAAACCGTCCGGGGCGACGATTTTCATCGACTGCGGCCTTGATTGCACGAAAAAGTTCCGGCACTCGTTGGATTTCGTCGACTGCCATGATTCCTTCCGGGAACTGGCGCACAAAACCGTCAGGGTCTGTCTGTGCCGCCTGTAAGGTCGCGGCGTTATCCAAGTTGAGTAAACGATGACTCCGATTTTGCAGCAGTTGCGTTACTAGGGTGCTCTTACCCACTTGGCGCGCACCCGACACCGTCAGCACTGGAGTGTCACTTAAAATTTCTTCAGCCAACACTCTTACGTTTCTTGGGATCATATCGGTAATCATAAAATGATTTTAGCACGTCATTGAGGTTTAGAGGGCGTTTTATTGCGGTTTTACAAGGCTACTATTGCGGTTCTACAAGCTAGTTATTGCGGTTTTACAGTACTTGCGTTGCGGTATTACAGCGTCTCTGTTGCGGTTATACAGAGGATACAACCGCCCTTCGTCCTCCTGCACATTTCTACCTCTCGATGCCAGCCCCGCCCCTAACGAAAAACTTGGACGCCCTCACCCCCGGCCATTTTCGCCCTCCCCGGACATTTCTACCCTCCAAAGACAAGATCGCCCTCCACAAGTGGCTAATTCACCGAAAAACACCCTTATAAATTCGCGCCGGAGGGTGCTTTTGTAGCGGGAGGGTGAAAACGTCACCCCTCACCTCGCCTATCCCCAATTCCCCAAACCAAATCACCCTCCAAAGACAAAATCGCCCTCCAGCGACCAAATCGCCCTCCAGGAACGAAAGCGCCCTCCACTGGTAACGAAATCAGCTAAATTGCCATCCCTCTCCCCCAAGCAGGAGGGCGCTCTTGCATCGGGAAGAAAATAGAGTTAAGAAAAATAGGAGGAGTTTATGATGAGCGATTTCGATCTTGCAGAGGCCGTAAAAAAGCTAGGTTCCTGGCAAGAGGAAACCTACAAGTGGCTACATCAGCATCCCGAGCTTTCTATGGCAGAGACAGAAACCTGCGATTTTATTGACAAACAGCTGCAAGACTTCGGTTATGAAACCCAAAGAATCGGAGGCGGCGTTGTGGGCGTACTCCAGAACGGCGAGGGTAAAACCACGCTTTTCCGCGCCGATATCGACGCCTTGCCGGTGAAAGAGGACACCGGACTCGTCTACGCTTCTACGATGACGCGACGCGACGCACAGGGCAACGAAGTGCCGGTTATGCACGCCTGCGGTCACGACGTGCATATTACTGCCGGTCTGGGAGCTGCCCGGATACTTTCCGAAAACCGGCAGACGTGGAGCGGCACCCATATCGCCCTCTTCCAGCCCGGCGAAGAAACCGCCGAGGGCGCAAAATCCATGGTTGCAGACGGCTTGGTTGACAAAATTCCGCAGCCCGATGTGGCTTTAGGGCAGCACGTACTCGCCGGCCCCATGCCTACCGGTTCCGTCGGTACCCATTCCGGTGCCATCCTCTCTACCGGCGCCTCTTTGAAAATTACGGTGTACGGTAAAGGCTCGCACGGCTCTATGCCTCATATGGGAGTCGATCCGGTGGTACTCGCCTCCGCGATTGTGCTGCGCCTGCAAACTATTGTTTCTCGCGAAATTGATCCCTTTAAGATGGCGGTCGTAACCGTAGGTTCCCTGCAAGCCGGTTCCAAGTCGAATATCATTCCTGAACGCGCCACTTTGCTGGTCAATATCCGCGCCTACGATCTGCAGGTGCGCGAACACCTCTTATCAGCAATAAAACGGATGGTCAACGCGGAATGCGAGGCAGCCGGAGCCCCTGAGCCTGCCGAGTTTGAGCTCTACGATTCCTATCCCCTGACCAATAACGATGCCGAAACCACCAAAACGGTAACTGACGCGTTTGTGGCGCATTTCGGATCTGAGCGCGTAGGTGACTGCGGCGAAGTTCCGGCCTCGGAAGATTTCAGTACTATCCCGGATGCGTTCGGGATCCCCTATTGCTATTGGGGCTTAGGAGGATTTCGCGAGGACGACCCGGGGTACCCCAACCATAACCCCAAGTTTGCACCCATCATGCAACCCACGCTGGCCACCGGGATCGAGGCAGCGGTAACTGCAATCCTGGCGTGGCTGGGGAAGTAGAAACCTTATTCCCTGTAAGGAACTTTCCATATGCTCCCACTTCAAAATCTCACTTTTCAGGAAAGCATTAGCGTGAGCGCAAAGCCTAGTCCAATTCCGTAGGGAATCCTGTCAGGATATTCCGCACACGTAAGTTATCAGCGATTCTTCTCCAAGAAAAAGCTACCATTGAACGCACGCAGACTGATAGCCGGTAATTATCTCCCTAACACTACTGCTTAAACGTTAGCTAAACCCAGATAGTTGCGCAAAGTGCAAACTATCTTGCATAGCGCTATAAATACGAGTACAAAAATTGCAAAAAAATACATCTATTTAACGCCTATTTGTATTTTCTCCAGCGCATATTGATGCCAAAATAAGGATGAATGCAAAGATGCATGGCAAATTATCTAATCACTAAGGAGTGATAATGAAAAGGATAGCCAAACTTGCAACCGTTTGTGTTGCAGCTTTAGCACTCGGTGGATTATCCGGATGCAGCGGGAGCAGCAGTTCCTCGAAAAGCAATGACTCAGAAATAATAGTTTGGAGCCAAGTGACGGGCCCCGATGCAAAAGCGGCAAAAGCTACTTTTGACGATTACAACAAGACCAATCCGGACATAAAAGTTAAGATGCTCACGATGAAGAAGGATACCTTCAACGCCAAGCTAGCTACCACGGCTCGCAGCGGTAAGGATGTACCCGATATTGCGTGGGTGGCGTCCGAAGAGGTTCCTTCTTGGCAGAGCCAAGGAATTTTAGATTCTTGGGATAAACTAATCAAAGGCACGAAGCTAACTAAAGATGCTTATTTGCCAGCCGCTTGGACTGCAGGACAGGTGGATAACTCTCAATACGGAATCCCCGGAACCATGGGTACCTGGGTCATGTATTACAACAAAGATTTAGTCGATAAATATGTCCCTGGCGCCATGGATGACGGCATAGCAACTTTTGAAGAAATAGAAAAGGCAGGTGCTGCAGCTAAGGCCGATGGCGTCTATTCTTATGCAAACTCTTGGCCGTTCCAGAACTACGATAATCTCTATCTACAAATGGGCGGTAAGTGGACTGATGAAAATGGCAACATCTCCGTAGACAACGATACTTCTACTAAGGTCTTTGAAGAGTTAAAGAACCTTTTAGACGAGGGATACATGGTTCCGGACGGCAAGGAAGCAGTCAAGTTGTTCATGAACGGTAAACTGATTTTTATGCCCGAGGGAACTTGGCAACTCTCCACAGTAAAAGACGCGAAATTCGAGTGGGGAGAAACAACAGTTCCCCAGTGGGCTCTGGAAAACCTAGTCCAATGTTCCGGTGCTGATCAGTACGTGATAATCAGGAACAAGAGTGGGCGATCCGATGAAAAGCTAAAGGGTATGGTGGCTTTCATGGAATGGCTACAGTCTAACCAACTCGAAATGTTGAAGTCAGGGGCAAACCCCTCGGCTAAAGCCATGCTAGATAACTCAGAATATGCGAGTATGCCGCAATCCTTCCTGTTAAAGCAAGAAAACATCGCCAAATCTGTCAACGTAATCAACACTCCTGGACTCAGTTATGTAAACACCGAAGTCGACGCCAGGGCATGGGACATGATAACTGGCAAAGCCAATATCAAGCAAACTATGCAAGATATCCAGAAAATCGCTGAACAGAAAATGAAAAAGTAATATTTAGCACCTGTTTTGGCGGGTGAGTACCCCAGGGTACTCACCCGCCAAACTTAAAAATCAAAACATACCATTTTTGGGGTTGTATAGTTATGAAATCCGAAACCAAAAAACACAAGAGCCGTATACGCAATGGCCTGTGGGCGACTTTTTTTATAGGGCCACATAGCGTTCTGTTCATATTATTTTTCTTATTTCCGGTCGTCTATGGGATCTATGCATCCTTCACAAAATGGTCGCTCTTCAATGACCCGATTTGGACGGGACTAACAAACTATAGAGAACTACTATTTGATAAAAATTCAATATTCCACGACCAGTTAGTAAATGGGCTATCTGCAACAATAATTTTCGTGGTTTTTACTGTTCCTCTATGCATAATAGTCCCTTTGATACTGGCTGCCATGCTACAGACACAGCAAAAGTTTAAGAAAATTTTTCAAGCAGTTTTTTACATTCCTTCTATGTTCGCTGTTTCAGCTGTAATGCTAATTTTCGCTTTTTTGCTAAGCCGTTCTTATGGCCCCTTTACCGAATGGTTCAATTTTGATCTCAACGTTACTCAAACGCAGCCTTACGCATGGCTGGCTTTGATTCTAGTCACCGTTTGGTGGTGTATCGGACAAAATTTAATTATATATATCGCCGCATTGGGCGGAGTTTCTCAGGAAGAAATAGACGCGGCAAGAATAGATGGAGCTTCAAATTTCCGCATTCTCCGTCAAATACAACTCCCAAGTATCCAACTGCCAATGCTTTTTACAGTAATCACAACTACCGTTTTACAGTTCAACGTTTATGGCCAACCCTTGATGCTGACAAATGGCGGGCCGAATGACTCCACAAAAGTACTACTCATGAGTATTCAACAAAATGCATTTGGATCAGGGGTACCGGTTGCTGGAATGGCATCGGCGATGGCAACGATACTAGGTCTGGTAATCATCCTGGTTTCCGCAGTGGAACTCATCATTCTAAAACTTTGCCAAAGGTAGGTAAGCCATGAAGTTTAGCACCGTTGAAAAATTTTTTGCCGGAATTATTCTCTTAGTACTCTCAGTCCTATGGATATTCCCAGTTGTTTGGGCATTTTTCACCTCATTCAAATCCAAAGATGAGATCATTTCTAGCAGTTTTAGTCTGATTCCTAAGAAATTCACTTTGGCTAACTATATCGAGCTACTAAGCGCCAATGAACAAACACCTGTATTGACTTGGTTTTTCAACTCGTTGGTAATCTCCGTAGGTGAAACGCTGCTTGTGTTAATTGTTGTTTCACTCGCAGCCTATGGATACACCCGAGTTAATTTCAAGGGAAGGGACGTACTCTTTTTATTTTTACTATCGACGATGATGTTCCCCTCAGTCCTTAGCTTAATTCCTAACTATAAAATCGTAGACACCTTGGGGCTTTTAAACTCTCCCCTGGCTGTGATATTGCCAGGAGCCGCCGGAGTCTACAATGTTTTCTTAGTTCACCAATTCGCCAAGGCAATCCCTAATGAGCTAGATGAGGCAGCTAGGATAGACGGAGCGAGCCACCTTCAAATTTATTTACATGTGATAATGCCTTTATTAAAACCAGCTTTGACGGTTGTGGCGTTATTTACTTTCACCGCGGCATGGAATGATTTTTTGTGGCCCTCAATTGTACTCACCGATGTGGGAAGCATGGCTATAACCCCTGGCCTGCAACTTTTACAAGGCCAATACGAAACTTACCCTGGTATTTCTACCGCTGGCGCATTAATCGCCTTACTACCGATGCTGGCCATATTTATTTTTGCTCAAAAGTATTTCATGGAAGCACTGCATATGACCAGCGGAATCAAGTAATTGGAGGACTTTCTATGACCTATTTACGTAATGAGTATCCACGTCCGCAGTTTAAGCGGGAGAACTGGCAGAATCTAAATGGAGTATGGAATTTCTGCTTTGACGACGAAGACGAGGGTCTGCGTGAGCGTTGGTTTTTACAAGACACCCCTTTCAAGATGCAGATCAATGTCCCTTTCGTTTATGAATGTGAGCTCAGCGGCATTAATGTCCAAGAGCGACACGACATTATCTGGTACAAACGCGATTTTGATACGCCGACCTTAACCCCACAACAACGCTTAATACTGCATTTTGGAGCAGTCGACTATCAAGCACAAGTATTTATTAACGGCCAGATGGTAAAAGAACACATCGGCGGTGAGACCCCGTTCTCTATCGATGTCACACCTTTCCTCGAAAAAGGGACTGTTCAAAGCCTTTGTTTACGAGTTCATGACCCGCTTGATAACCAAGAAATACCGCGTGGCAAACAGTTCTGGATGCCGAAATCCCAGGGAATCTGGTACACACGAAGCAGCGGAATCTGGCAAACGGTTTGGTTGGAAGTTGTAAACGATCAACATATTGAATCGCTATCTATCGAACCCGATTTGGACAGTGGAACTGTTGAGTTCAATATTAAAGCTAAAACCAGCAATCGAAATACTATGCTGGGTTTGGAGATTTATTATCGCCATCAACTGGTCGTAGAGACACGTACCAAATGTATAGAGCCCAAACTAAAGTTTTCTGTGGATCTCGTGCAATCAGATGTCTTCCGAACAGGTTTTCATGACAGCGATGAATACTTGTGGAGCCCAGAATATCCCAATTTATTTACAGTTAAACTAACGTTAATAGATATTGGTTCAAATATTGAAATAGACTCTGTTAGCAGCTATTTCGGAATGCGAAAAATACATTCAGAAAATGGAATTATTTGTTTAAACAACAAGCCTTACTACCAAAAATTAGTTCTTGACCAGGGATATTGGCCTAGAGGCTTACTGACTGCCCCTGAAGATAAGGATTATCGTCGGGATATTTCCTTGGCGAAAGAGATGGGCTTCAATGGGTGCCGAAAACATCAAAAACTTGAAGATCCTCGTTTTCTCTATTGGGCAGATAAACTAGGTTTTCTAGTTTGGGAGGAATGTTCCTCTACCCCGTTTTTCACTGCGGAATCTCAAATAGCCATTTTCGATTCTTGGAAAGAGGTTTACCTGCGAGATCGTAATCATCCCTGTATCATAACCTGGGTACCACTGAATGAAAGCTGGGGTGTTCCCAATATCCACTTAGATGGGAAACAACAGCACTGGGCACAGACTCTGTATCATTTGTTGCGTTCGCTCGACAACACTCGTCTGGTGAGTTCCAACGATGGTTGGGATCAAACTGTCACCGATATCTGTGCCATTCACAATTATCGGTTCGGAAAAAATGAAGACGACCCCGAGTTCAAAGAATTCTGTGAAACTCTTAGCTCCCCGGAGGCGTTAGTGTCGCAATATGTTAGCGGACGCCCGGTATACGCCAATGGGTTCAGTTATGGCGGAGAGCCCATTCTAGTTACTGAATGCGGGGGTATGGGATTTGCTACCAATCAGGAGTCGGACTGGAGTTACCTCAGCATATGTTCCGAAAAAGAATTTTTATCTGCCTATCGACGCCTTGTTTCTGCGCTCTGCACTTCAAAGTATGTGCAGGGATTCTGTTACACCCAGCTCACGGATGTCGAACAAGAGGTCAATGGGCTACTAACCTACGACCGCAAGCCCAAATTCGATTTGAAGGAGCTACACCAGATTAACGCAAACAACTAGCTCCGCAGCTAGAATTGGAAAGGACAATATATTAATCGCAAAGAGCCCGGAGAACACTAGGTATGGAACTTCGTCTGGACAAGGAATCCCTAGTAGTTTACCGGGCTCTGGCATCTGATTCACGGCTTAGCGTTCTCCAACAGCTATCTCAAAAACCCGCAACCGCTACCGAACTGGCAAAGATTTTACACCTTAGTAAGACAACGCTTTCGAGACACTTAAACCAGCTACGCCAAGCAGGCTTGATACAGGTAAAAGAAGACTCTCAACATGAAGATCGCCGCCAAAAAATAGTTTCCTTATCTGTCGATTCCATAGAAATAGTTTTCCCTTCGAAGATTTACCTCCCCTTTGAACGTGTCACTCAGAAAACACCTATCGGTTACTATTCGGACTTCCAAGCCGAGCCCACCTGCGGGTTAGCCAGCAGGACCAAGATTATCGGAGTAATTGATGATCCTCGTAGTTTCACTTGCAACGATAGAATTCGCTCCCAGCTATTATGGTTTTCCTCCGGGTTTGTATCTTATCGATTACAAAACCCTTTAGACTCAAATCAACATGCGGAGATGCTTGATATTTCTATGGAAATTTGTAGTGAATATCCCGGATCCAACAACGAGTGGAAAAGCGATATTTTATTTACAATCAACGACGTAGATGTAGGATCTTGGACGAGTCCCGGAAATTTTTCTGACGTTCGTGGCATCTTGACGCCCTCGTGGTGGAAATCCAACTTGAGTCAATATGGAAATCTGATTCATCTACGAATTAATCACGAAGATAGCACGGTGAATGGTAAACGTATATCAGGCTGTACCTTAAATGAGTTACGTCTTCATTCTTCCCCCTTCCTTACGGTTAAAATTGGAACAAAACCTGACTCTCCTAATCAAGGAGGACTTACTATATTTGGGAAGTATTTCGGAAATCACGCGCAAGATATAGTAACCACCTTGTATTATTCGGAACCGTCAATTCGCAGCGGGGATAGCGGCAAGCTCCTCTAACCTCGGAGTGTTCTTCTGTTACAGCTGTGGGTTGAGTGGAATCCTGAACTACCCCAGCTTTCTTCTGATTACCCGAATAATACAGTAAGTGAATGCTTTACAATTATTACTCAGCAAATCAAGGTGCAAGTACTGCACTTTCACCAGTATTTTGTTGCGGTTCTACAAGCTCTTGATTGCGAATCTACCGAGGACGCAAAGACCAAATCTAACAAGTGCAACTACTATTGCTAAAAAAGTTGTGGGCAACCAATTCTCCGGCTGCACACGACTCTTATCCAATACCTAAAACCGTTACTAGCAAACAAAATACGCTACTAGCAACCGTCTGCGATTACTTAGTCTCCCCAAATAGATTTGAGGCAATGGATCTTCAGGTCGCTGACCGTAATCACTCCCCCAACTGAGGCGATAC
Proteins encoded:
- a CDS encoding carbohydrate ABC transporter permease, with protein sequence MLQTQQKFKKIFQAVFYIPSMFAVSAVMLIFAFLLSRSYGPFTEWFNFDLNVTQTQPYAWLALILVTVWWCIGQNLIIYIAALGGVSQEEIDAARIDGASNFRILRQIQLPSIQLPMLFTVITTTVLQFNVYGQPLMLTNGGPNDSTKVLLMSIQQNAFGSGVPVAGMASAMATILGLVIILVSAVELIILKLCQR
- a CDS encoding glycoside hydrolase family 2 protein; amino-acid sequence: MTYLRNEYPRPQFKRENWQNLNGVWNFCFDDEDEGLRERWFLQDTPFKMQINVPFVYECELSGINVQERHDIIWYKRDFDTPTLTPQQRLILHFGAVDYQAQVFINGQMVKEHIGGETPFSIDVTPFLEKGTVQSLCLRVHDPLDNQEIPRGKQFWMPKSQGIWYTRSSGIWQTVWLEVVNDQHIESLSIEPDLDSGTVEFNIKAKTSNRNTMLGLEIYYRHQLVVETRTKCIEPKLKFSVDLVQSDVFRTGFHDSDEYLWSPEYPNLFTVKLTLIDIGSNIEIDSVSSYFGMRKIHSENGIICLNNKPYYQKLVLDQGYWPRGLLTAPEDKDYRRDISLAKEMGFNGCRKHQKLEDPRFLYWADKLGFLVWEECSSTPFFTAESQIAIFDSWKEVYLRDRNHPCIITWVPLNESWGVPNIHLDGKQQHWAQTLYHLLRSLDNTRLVSSNDGWDQTVTDICAIHNYRFGKNEDDPEFKEFCETLSSPEALVSQYVSGRPVYANGFSYGGEPILVTECGGMGFATNQESDWSYLSICSEKEFLSAYRRLVSALCTSKYVQGFCYTQLTDVEQEVNGLLTYDRKPKFDLKELHQINANN
- a CDS encoding ATP-binding protein; protein product: MITDMIPRNVRVLAEEILSDTPVLTVSGARQVGKSTLVTQLLQNRSHRLLNLDNAATLQAAQTDPDGFVRQFPEGIMAVDEIQRVPELFRAIKAAVDENRRPGRFIITGSSNLMNLKGAEESLAGRAETLRLRGLSKGERAGFKEDFAANAWNPRPQLPESNFERGDYLRLITESSFPEIAEATPRRRDRWVQAYVERVLTKDATELYGIQHPDRLRLLLGRIASLGSSEFVAAHAGRELNIPERSVPGYLNALKDVFLVDVLPAWGTNLTRRVVSKPKVFLQDPAMAASLVGVDAESLEMQISSSFTGGLLESFVATELLKQQEWSAIPFNLFHFRDSTGKEVDLVMESRNREVVGVEVKAAVSLQGKDFSGLRHLQKLAGDKFRCGILLYAGKESLPMGPGLWVMPISTLWTV
- a CDS encoding carbohydrate ABC transporter permease, with translation MKFSTVEKFFAGIILLVLSVLWIFPVVWAFFTSFKSKDEIISSSFSLIPKKFTLANYIELLSANEQTPVLTWFFNSLVISVGETLLVLIVVSLAAYGYTRVNFKGRDVLFLFLLSTMMFPSVLSLIPNYKIVDTLGLLNSPLAVILPGAAGVYNVFLVHQFAKAIPNELDEAARIDGASHLQIYLHVIMPLLKPALTVVALFTFTAAWNDFLWPSIVLTDVGSMAITPGLQLLQGQYETYPGISTAGALIALLPMLAIFIFAQKYFMEALHMTSGIK
- a CDS encoding extracellular solute-binding protein, with the protein product MTGPDAKAAKATFDDYNKTNPDIKVKMLTMKKDTFNAKLATTARSGKDVPDIAWVASEEVPSWQSQGILDSWDKLIKGTKLTKDAYLPAAWTAGQVDNSQYGIPGTMGTWVMYYNKDLVDKYVPGAMDDGIATFEEIEKAGAAAKADGVYSYANSWPFQNYDNLYLQMGGKWTDENGNISVDNDTSTKVFEELKNLLDEGYMVPDGKEAVKLFMNGKLIFMPEGTWQLSTVKDAKFEWGETTVPQWALENLVQCSGADQYVIIRNKSGRSDEKLKGMVAFMEWLQSNQLEMLKSGANPSAKAMLDNSEYASMPQSFLLKQENIAKSVNVINTPGLSYVNTEVDARAWDMITGKANIKQTMQDIQKIAEQKMKK
- a CDS encoding ArsR/SmtB family transcription factor → MELRLDKESLVVYRALASDSRLSVLQQLSQKPATATELAKILHLSKTTLSRHLNQLRQAGLIQVKEDSQHEDRRQKIVSLSVDSIEIVFPSKIYLPFERVTQKTPIGYYSDFQAEPTCGLASRTKIIGVIDDPRSFTCNDRIRSQLLWFSSGFVSYRLQNPLDSNQHAEMLDISMEICSEYPGSNNEWKSDILFTINDVDVGSWTSPGNFSDVRGILTPSWWKSNLSQYGNLIHLRINHEDSTVNGKRISGCTLNELRLHSSPFLTVKIGTKPDSPNQGGLTIFGKYFGNHAQDIVTTLYYSEPSIRSGDSGKLL
- a CDS encoding amidohydrolase, producing the protein MSDFDLAEAVKKLGSWQEETYKWLHQHPELSMAETETCDFIDKQLQDFGYETQRIGGGVVGVLQNGEGKTTLFRADIDALPVKEDTGLVYASTMTRRDAQGNEVPVMHACGHDVHITAGLGAARILSENRQTWSGTHIALFQPGEETAEGAKSMVADGLVDKIPQPDVALGQHVLAGPMPTGSVGTHSGAILSTGASLKITVYGKGSHGSMPHMGVDPVVLASAIVLRLQTIVSREIDPFKMAVVTVGSLQAGSKSNIIPERATLLVNIRAYDLQVREHLLSAIKRMVNAECEAAGAPEPAEFELYDSYPLTNNDAETTKTVTDAFVAHFGSERVGDCGEVPASEDFSTIPDAFGIPYCYWGLGGFREDDPGYPNHNPKFAPIMQPTLATGIEAAVTAILAWLGK